One Desulfatitalea tepidiphila genomic region harbors:
- a CDS encoding 4Fe-4S dicluster domain-containing protein gives MSYAFFIDTTLCTGCRACQVACKQWHDLPAEETLNRGTHQNPPDLSDRTYKVVRMNEVVIENKLRWLFFPEQCRHCIEAPCLEAAGEPTAIYRDDATGAILYTAETRHLAADDIIAACPYNVPRKGPDGVLYKCDMCIDRVRNGLQPACVQTCTAGAMHFGKRESILATAEERLAKVRKQFPKASLADADDVTVIYLLAFDPMQYHENAIASSEFQGISRHMALRRMIRPFSRAVAGLSG, from the coding sequence ATGAGTTACGCATTTTTCATCGACACCACACTGTGTACCGGCTGTCGTGCATGCCAGGTCGCCTGCAAGCAGTGGCATGACCTGCCGGCCGAAGAAACCCTCAATCGCGGGACCCATCAAAATCCGCCGGATCTCTCCGATCGCACCTATAAGGTCGTGCGCATGAACGAGGTGGTCATCGAAAACAAGCTTCGGTGGCTCTTTTTCCCGGAACAGTGCCGTCACTGCATAGAGGCGCCCTGCCTGGAAGCGGCCGGAGAGCCGACGGCGATCTACAGGGACGATGCCACCGGTGCCATCCTCTACACTGCCGAGACCCGTCATCTGGCGGCCGACGATATCATTGCGGCCTGTCCCTACAACGTGCCGCGCAAGGGGCCCGACGGCGTGCTCTACAAATGTGACATGTGTATCGACCGGGTCCGCAACGGCCTGCAGCCGGCCTGCGTCCAGACCTGCACCGCCGGCGCCATGCATTTCGGTAAACGCGAATCGATCCTGGCCACGGCCGAAGAACGACTGGCCAAGGTGCGCAAGCAGTTTCCCAAGGCCTCCCTGGCAGATGCGGACGATGTCACGGTGATCTACCTGCTCGCATTCGACCCCATGCAATACCATGAGAATGCCATCGCTTCATCCGAGTTTCAGGGCATCAGTCGTCACATGGCATTGAGACGCATGATCCGGCCGTTTTCCCGTGCGGTTGCCGGCCTATCCGGATGA